Proteins found in one Nocardia brasiliensis ATCC 700358 genomic segment:
- a CDS encoding class I SAM-dependent methyltransferase: MSGNPLAVAEPWDLVADGYAEFAPALMQPFSDRALEFASLTPASQVIDVAAGTGLLSLLAAPQVARVHAIDFSEPMLARLSTAARAAGLTNIETRVGDGQDLPYENDRFDAGFSMFGLMFFPERAKGFGELFRVLRPGGTAVVSSWAPVVESPLMRLMFGAIAAADPSVQEPQPNYLSLENPEIFETEMRRAGFEAVSIQRHSTALACADADQLWDTMVRSSAPLTLMRRTVGEQVWAERVSLMKSYLAANYRPNQPLSTTAFLGIGHKPAP, encoded by the coding sequence GGGATCTCGTCGCCGACGGCTACGCGGAATTCGCGCCCGCGCTGATGCAGCCGTTCTCCGATCGCGCCCTCGAATTCGCCTCGCTGACACCGGCTTCGCAGGTGATCGATGTCGCGGCGGGTACGGGACTGTTGAGCCTGCTGGCCGCGCCGCAGGTGGCGCGGGTACACGCGATCGACTTCTCCGAGCCGATGCTGGCGCGGCTGAGCACCGCCGCGCGGGCCGCCGGGCTCACGAACATCGAGACGCGGGTGGGCGACGGACAGGACCTGCCGTACGAGAACGACCGGTTCGACGCGGGGTTCTCCATGTTCGGGTTGATGTTCTTCCCGGAGCGGGCCAAGGGTTTCGGCGAACTGTTCCGGGTGCTGCGCCCCGGCGGGACGGCGGTGGTGTCCAGTTGGGCGCCGGTGGTCGAATCCCCGTTGATGCGCTTGATGTTCGGCGCGATCGCGGCCGCCGACCCGAGCGTCCAGGAGCCGCAGCCCAACTACCTCAGCCTGGAAAATCCGGAGATCTTCGAGACCGAGATGCGCCGGGCCGGCTTCGAAGCCGTGTCCATCCAACGTCACTCGACCGCGCTGGCCTGCGCCGACGCCGACCAGCTGTGGGACACGATGGTGCGCAGCAGCGCGCCGCTGACGCTCATGCGGCGCACTGTCGGCGAGCAGGTGTGGGCCGAGCGGGTGTCGCTGATGAAGTCCTATCTGGCCGCCAACTACCGGCCGAACCAGCCGCTGTCGACCACCGCATTCCTCGGTATCGGGCACAAGCCGGCGCCCTGA
- a CDS encoding SDR family NAD(P)-dependent oxidoreductase — protein MEISGSAAIVTGGASGLGAATAKRFAELGATVFGLDVPQSIERAGDNVPAGVTLIPADVTSNDEVGAAVAKVVESGAPLRIVVNCAGVGWAGRILSKNGPHDLELFRTVITVNLLGTFNVMRLAADAISKTDTVDEYGQRGVIINTASVAAFEGQIGQIAYSASKGGVHGMTVPAARDLAQFGIRVNTIAPGIIDTPMLAGVTEEYRKGLEAGVPFPSRLGRPDEYAQLSQYIVEHDYLNGETIRMDGALRMAPR, from the coding sequence GTGGAGATTTCGGGTTCCGCCGCCATTGTCACCGGAGGCGCATCCGGCCTCGGCGCCGCCACTGCCAAGCGTTTCGCCGAGCTGGGGGCCACCGTTTTCGGCCTGGATGTGCCGCAGTCCATCGAGCGCGCGGGCGATAACGTGCCCGCCGGGGTCACCCTCATTCCGGCCGACGTCACCAGCAACGACGAGGTCGGCGCCGCGGTCGCGAAGGTCGTCGAGTCCGGTGCGCCGCTGCGCATCGTGGTGAACTGCGCGGGCGTCGGCTGGGCGGGACGCATCCTGTCCAAGAACGGCCCGCACGACCTCGAGCTGTTCCGCACGGTCATCACCGTGAACCTGCTCGGCACCTTCAACGTCATGCGCCTGGCCGCCGACGCGATCTCCAAGACCGACACCGTCGACGAATACGGCCAGCGTGGCGTCATCATCAACACCGCCTCCGTGGCCGCGTTCGAGGGCCAGATCGGCCAGATCGCGTACTCCGCGTCCAAGGGCGGCGTGCACGGCATGACCGTGCCGGCCGCGCGCGACCTGGCCCAGTTCGGCATCCGGGTTAACACCATCGCCCCCGGCATCATCGACACCCCGATGCTGGCCGGCGTCACCGAGGAGTACCGCAAGGGCCTCGAGGCCGGCGTGCCGTTCCCGTCGCGCCTGGGCCGCCCGGACGAGTACGCGCAGCTCTCGCAGTACATCGTCGAGCACGACTACCTCAACGGTGAGACCATCCGCATGGACGGCGCGCTGCGCATGGCCCCGCGCTAG